The following proteins are co-located in the Styela clava chromosome 15, kaStyClav1.hap1.2, whole genome shotgun sequence genome:
- the LOC120334392 gene encoding mediator of RNA polymerase II transcription subunit 16-like, which translates to MELVYRISSNAKSSVQSLGHSSSSSPISATWSCNNLLAYPWEKVVKGYTERYVSIIDPNQPWNVHTISFDKASVKTLQWNQTGNKLLCSTSTGFCNVWISSNHLTNVWKEKSTYGCDLQGEDILASSWLSNGRKVVLHVDKLDNPKEKISRAHHRPSLAQLGGQPMEGYISVTGSGLVVVKCITVTQDDAPIVAKAQLSNTENFMLADIVYSNQGNIIVMATDCDVNNPIKFWTIELRYNNDTNKLSLEVDVLPNITLKCVEDSAGKYNCITHARFVTGTSTECVVICAAGSTGSTVESWILKKVQPQVHPSFSSMSNSIEKMQKWQFVLSTPLSQRAVSISIPSIPVSSQTASIKAANEKNFFCGNAIAVAFPNNSIQLLHRITLAPLLTHSISDDLNQTTTTVLGKRQRKEDINSTIQHIEFSATSCALAVFDNNANLMMYKIAPWLQKMSPVGWMAAHHISQLLYFCIISGHEWWDVLLHMQTSTVNLVCEQLSKEFSNQSPPMQQMLKSRMLSVKISIYQQSHRTADAVDCHLRLMFEAITVVFRSLLQPPHDSMDDQAPADKLHEVCSSSFETDINKLLQCVDTDTQSLQSLQQLIQWIADVTLYILSVVPQPINSNTPGSSLIYDKEFLSILRELLVIIQTWKLLKSACSPVFCCFDDHIDGLSYIFKLLTEVYRAVSMGETQGRIPDNIIDECCLLPNQILIPSIDIIKPVDGVLQRLSLTPMPYRFEYDRKPPCSSLSNKISINKSSFLNPHDDSGKIDNLRRIFLGKSPVAALKTCTRCGMLSLLNPFPQSNIEFWDKRFTSYCICGGNWQKVTTGSRN; encoded by the exons ATGGAGCTTGTTTATCGGATTAGTTCAAATGCAAAGTCATCAGTTCAATCTCTCGGCCACTCCAGTAGTTCTAGTCCCATATCTGCAACATGGTCATGCAATAATCTTTTGGCATATCCATGGGAAAAAGTAGTCAAAG GATACACAGAAAGATATGTCAGCATCATTGATCCAAATCAGCCATGGAATGTCCACACAATATCATTCGATAAAGCTTCTgtaaaaactttgcaatggAATCAAACAG GCAACAAGTTACTCTGCTCAACTTCAACTGGTTTTTGCAATGTATGGATTTCATCAAATCATCTGACAAATGTTTGGAAAGAAAAATCGACTTATGGATGCGACTTACAAGGGGAAGATATTTTGGCCTCATCATGGCTATCGAATGGACGAAAG GTTGTGCTTCACGTGGACAAGTTGGACAATCCCAAAGAAAAAATATCGAGAGCTCATCACCGACCATCGCTTGCACAACTTGGTGGTCAACCAATGGAAGG gtATATTTCTGTTACTGGGTCTGGACTTGTAGTCGTAAAATGTATTACTGTTACACAAGATGATGCACCAATAGTAGCGAAAGCGCAGCTGAGCAACACCGAAAATTTCATGTTGGCGGATATTGTATATTCAA ATCAGGGAAATATTATCGTCATGGCAACTGATTGTGATGTCAACAACCCAATAAAATTTTGGACAATTGAGCTGCGCTACAACAATGACACAAACAAATTATCGCTTGAA GTTGATGTACTTCCCAATATTACTCTAAAATGTGTCGAAGATTCTGCTGGCAAATACAACTGTATAACTCACGCTCGATTTGTAACTGGAACGAGTACTGAATGTGTTGTG ATTTGTGCAGCTGGTTCAACAGGGTCCACGGTAGAATCATGGATTCTGAAGAAAGTTCAACCACAAGTTCATCCTTCGTTTTCATCAATGTCTAATTCGATTGAGAAAATGCAGAAATGGCAATTTGTATTAAGTACTCCACTTTCACAAAGG GCTGTTAGCATATCAATACCATCAATACCTGTGAGTTCTCAAACAGCTTCAATAAAAGCAGCGAATGAGAAAAACTTTTTCTGTGGGAATGCAATTGCTGTCGCTTTTCCAAACAATTCAATACAACTGTTACATAG aATCACACTCGCTCCATTGCTAACACATTCAATATCTGATGATTTAAatcaaacaacaacaacagtacTGGGTAAACGACAAAGAAAGGAAGACATAAATTCTACTATACAGCATATTGAATTTTCTGCTACTTCCTGTGCTCTG GCAGTATTCGACAATAATGCAAATTTAATGATGTACAAAATTGCTCCTTGGTTGCAGAAAATGTCACCAGTTGGTTGGATGGCAGCGCATCACATATCTCAGTTATTATACTTCTGCATAATTTCAGGACATGAATG GTGGGACGTATTGTTACACATGCAAACTAGTACTGTTAATTTGGTATGTGAGCAGCTTTCAAAGGAATTTAGCAACCAGAGTCCACCAATGCAACAG aTGTTGAAGTCCAGGATGTTGTCTGTCAAAATTTCAATCTATCAACAATCTCATAGAACAGCAGATGCCGTCGATTGTCATCTAAGATTGATGTTTGAGGCTATAACTGTG GTGTTTAGATCATTACTTCAGCCGCCACATGATTCCATGGATGATCAGGCACCAGCTGACAAGCTGCATGAAGTTTGTAG ttCATCATTCGAAACTGACATCAACAAGTTACTGCAGTGTGTCGATACAGATACGCAGTCACTTCAGTCATTGCAACAATTAATACAATGGATTGCAGATGTTACCTTGTATATTTTATCAGTTGTTCCTCAACCA aTAAATTCAAATACACCTGGTTCATCACTCATATACGATAAAGAATTTCTTTCCATATTACGAGAATTACTCGTTATCATACAAACTTGGAAATTATTAAAATCGGCATGTTCGCCAGTCTTTTGTTGTTTTGATGATCATATAGATGGACTATCCTACATTTTCAAACTTCTTACAGAAGTATATCGTGCAG TATCTATGGGAGAAACGCAAGGTCGTATACCAGATAATATAATAGATGAATGTTGTTTATTACCGAATCAAATTCTTATACCTTCGATTGATATTATTAAACCAGTTGATGGTGTGTTACAACGTTTATCATTGACACCGATGCCTTACAG GTTCGAGTATGATCGTAAACCACCATGTTCTTCATTGTCAAATAAAATATCTATAAACAAAAGCAGTTTTTTGAATCCACATGACGATTCTGGAAAAATAGATAACTTGCGGCGAATATTCCTGGGAAAATCACCTGTTGCTGCTTTGAAAACATGCACAAG GTGTGGGATGTTATCATTGTTAAACCCTTTTCCTCAATCAAACATCGAATTTTGGGATAAAAGGTTTACTTCATATTGCATTTGTGGAGGTAATTGGCAAAAAGTCACCACTGGGAGCAGGAACTGA
- the LOC120334393 gene encoding uncharacterized protein LOC120334393 has product MKIFSYATILWFVIFTCVSRATADGDDDECELPPAQQDIEWSKMTGVWYEILNVRTPSDELVPCFQIRDIRSTSNGISYMFKDTGRNTNVTIDAIKQNSGGFVYNQEHVGNWMNYLKDEIKPSQEPSPELLEESLDTFFDEFRYFTDYENYAISLLCTKKGKKLYWIASRTNSPNAITILKIFNKLIKVKKGWNNVPLYFSGCVDFENNE; this is encoded by the exons atgaaaatattttcgtaCGCTACTATTTTAtggtttgttatttttacttgTGTCTCACGCGCAACAGCAGATGGCGATGATGACGAATGTGAACTACCACCCGCGCAACAAGATATCGAATGGAGCAAG ATGACAGGAGTATGGTACGAAATTTTGAATGTTAGAACTCCTTCAGACGAACTTGTGCCATGTTTCCAAATTCGAGATATTCGATCAACAAGTAATGGAATATCCTATATGTTTAAAGACACTGGAAG GAACACAAATGTGACCATCGatgcaataaaacaaaattctggTGGATTCGTTTATAATCAAGAGCATG ttGGAAACTGGATGAACTACCTAAAAGACGAAATCAAACCAAGTCAGGAACCAAGTCCCGAGTTACTGGAAG AAAGCTTGGATACATTCTTTGATGAGTTCCGTTACTTCACTGACTACGAAAACTATGCAATATCTCTGCTTTGCACTAAAAAAG gaAAGAAACTTTATTGGATTGCAAGCCGTACAAACAGCCCTAACGCAATAACAATTCTCAAGATTTTCAATAAACTCATTAAAGTCAAGAAAGGATGGAACAACGTCCCGTTGTATTTTTCTGGATGTGTAGACTTCGAAAATAATGAGTAG
- the LOC144411842 gene encoding uncharacterized protein LOC144411842 — MEQTSQINWDRLEGDWYETINTDRAVDKIGGCYKMDEIKSTKNGAFVHMIDYHINRKRFRKFGLNFVLNPNGNYVLENDKAVDLWKSDLKMTLQKQSSTKQAIFDEIAETHGAYTIYTDYKNYFISARCLDQNLEGGQKGFWIYTRSQHPDAETVLRIINVISQMTNGWNAVPLALSKCVYAKALNNFTNA; from the coding sequence ATGGAACAAACAAGTCAAATCAATTGGGATCGATTAGAAGGAGATTGGTACGAAACCATAAATACCGATCGGGCCGTTGACAAAATTGGCGGCTGCTACAAGATGGACGAAATCAAATCAACCAAGAATGGCGCTTTTGTACACATGATCGACTATCACATCAACAGAAAACGCTTCAGAAAATTCGGTTTAAATTTCGTGTTAAATCCCAACGGAAATTATGTACTGGAAAATGACAAGGCCGTGGATCTTTGGAAATCCGACTTGAAAATGACACTACAAAAGCAATCCTCAACCAAACAAGCAATCTTTGATGAAATAGCTGAGACACATGGGGCATACACCATATATACGGATTACAAAAACTACTTCATATCTGCAAGATGCCTTGATCAAAATCTTGAAGGTGGTCAGAAAGGTTTTTGGATTTACACGAGAAGTCAACATCCAGACGCAGAAACTGTTTTGAGAATCATCAATGTAATATCTCAGATGACAAATGGCTGGAACGCTGTTCCACTCGCCCTGTCTAAATGTGTCTATGCCAAAGCTCTGAATAATTTTACCAATGcctaa